Within the Flavobacteriales bacterium genome, the region GTCATGCCATCCCATGGACTTTTCAAAAAACACCCACGCGATGGAGAAGACGGAGAAGATCACCGCCCACTTGAATTCAATTCGGCCAAAGGATTTCATTTGGTTTGGTGTTTTCGGACCGCAATATAGGCAATCGGTGTCAGGTGGTGGGGTGCAGTTGGTGCCCCGGGCCGGGTTGTAGTTGACCGTTTTCTGCTTGTCGGACCAGTTGATATGCATGATGGGTGTACGGAACGGAAATACCAAGCCGTTCTGCCTGCCGCACGATGTAACCGGATATGGCTTCGTTTTCGGTTGCTGCGCCACGCAGGATGTCACGCAACATCGAGTTGTGGTTGCCTGCAGATGCGCTGCAGATGTCATGGATTTCCTGTTCCATGGAAGCAGGATCCGGGAGGACAACATGCATGGCCCTGCCAACCGAAAGTGCTTCGGCGGTAAGATGGCGCATGACATCCGACGGAGCTTTATCCGAAACAAAGAAACCGTTGGGTACACCCAGAATGGCGCCGAGCGGGTTCACAGTGGCATTCACGATCAGCTTGCGCCAGAAGAGGGTACTGAAGTTGCCGGTTACCTCTGTCGGAAACCCGGCGGCCTTCAACAAACCTGCAATTTCTTCGCTTGCTCGCGGGGTATGCTCGTCTTTTTCCAGCACAATTTTTCCGTCGCCGGTGTTCTGCACGAATCCAGGTTCAACCATCATGGCGGCTTGGGTTGTGAATCCGCCAACCACATATTCGCGACCCACAGCCTCCGCCAGTATCTCTATGTTTCCGGCTCCGTTTTGCAGGGTTACGACGCGTGCGATCGGACTGTTTTGATCCAGCCATCGTTTCGCATGAGCAGCCAGAGACGGGGTCTGATGGGCTTTTGTAAGGATAAGGATGATGTCGAAAGGTGCGCCTTTGAACGTGTTCCATGAGGCGGAATGGATGGCGGCGGTATGTTCTTCCCCATTTGTTTCTTGCAGCGTGAGGCCGTTCCGCATGGCATCCATCTGCGCTTCCCAGGTGCCGAACACGGTGAGTTGCACATGCGGTTTGAGGCGCACGGCGAACAACGAAGCCAGGGAACCGGTTCCGAAAATGGCCAGTCGGTATGAGCGTTCAGGCATGGTACAAAGTTAGGGAATCATGAGTCTCCCGCCTTCGCTAAGGCTATGGCGAGTCTCAAGTCGGGAGTCTCAAGTTTCAAGTTTCAAGTCTCAAGTTTCAAGTCTCAAGTCTCAAGTCTCAAGTTAGGGTCTCGTCTAATATCTGGTGTCACACATCAAATGTCTAAGATCTAAAGTCTCACATCTCACATCCAATACCCACCGCTACGTAGAAACCCAGGCATGAAGATACGGGAGGCATTGATGCACCGGGCGGGATAAGAAAATTTTCTACCTTTAGGTCCCCTGAAAGGGAATGGTGTGGCAGGGGACTGATTTGAGTTTTTCTTTTTGCTTGTAGCTAGCGTATCTCAATGAAGGAGGTGTCATTGAAGGTAAGCCAAAGGTCTTTTTTGGCTTGGTGTTTTGGATCTTCACTTCTTTTCGGCGACAATCAATACGACTTTGCTGATTTGTTTTAAG harbors:
- a CDS encoding 2-dehydropantoate 2-reductase, which gives rise to MPERSYRLAIFGTGSLASLFAVRLKPHVQLTVFGTWEAQMDAMRNGLTLQETNGEEHTAAIHSASWNTFKGAPFDIILILTKAHQTPSLAAHAKRWLDQNSPIARVVTLQNGAGNIEILAEAVGREYVVGGFTTQAAMMVEPGFVQNTGDGKIVLEKDEHTPRASEEIAGLLKAAGFPTEVTGNFSTLFWRKLIVNATVNPLGAILGVPNGFFVSDKAPSDVMRHLTAEALSVGRAMHVVLPDPASMEQEIHDICSASAGNHNSMLRDILRGAATENEAISGYIVRQAERLGISVPYTHHAYQLVRQAENGQLQPGPGHQLHPTT